A genomic region of Antennarius striatus isolate MH-2024 chromosome 2, ASM4005453v1, whole genome shotgun sequence contains the following coding sequences:
- the LOC137609619 gene encoding uncharacterized protein isoform X1, with protein MPGKCKFQDAWLSKAIYKDWLVKDVHDIHFARCRACCKSIKLQTMGEAALTSHSGGAGHKAAVRKLLEAGNLMLLNSTEPMNGSVNQTQDSKKEEVPSCLQREVLDRIQGSDWSDLHHSPTTNSSSHNAELQDVTYPAAFFTAPGASRLNSQHLHPLGADTEEACHRLALHDSIDLSRMEHQQRTEALEQQMKILEWENRMKVLAWEQELVKERRRAIRQKEKAFRMKKAYYKAKLKRMGEDLPPSSSSGEEEEKTSNLME; from the exons ATGCCTGGAAAATGTAAATTCCAGGATGCGTGGCTCTCCAAAGCAATTTACAAGGACTGGCTGGTGAAGGATGTCCATGACATTCACTTTGCCCGATGCAGGGCTTGTTGCAAATCAATTAAACTTCAGACTATGGGCGAGGCTGCACTCACCAGCCACTCAGGAGGCGCTGGCCACAAAGCAGCTGTCCGCAAGCTACTGGAAG CAGGTAACTTGATGCTGTTGAATTCCACTGAACCGATGAATGGCAGCGTGAATCAG ACACAGGACAGTAAGAAGGAAGAGGTGCCCTCCTGCCTCCAGCGAGAAGTTCTGGATAGAATACAAGGCAGTGACTGGTCAGATCTGCACCACAGCCCCACCACAAACTCCAGCTCCCACAATGCAGAGCTCCAGGATGTGACATATCCTGCTGCCTTCTTCACGGCACCAG GTGCCTCCAGGTTAAACAGCCAGCATCTCCACCCATTGGGTGCTGACACAGAGGAAGCCTGTCACCGCTTGGCTCTGCACGACTCCATCGACCTGTCGAGGATGGAGCACCAGCAGAGGACGGAGGCTCTggagcagcagatgaagatCCTGGAGTGGGAGAACAGGATGAAGGTGCTGGCGTGGGAGCAGGAGCTGGTGAAGGAGCGGAGGAGAGCGATCCGCCAGAAGGAGAAGGCCTTCAGGATGAAGAAGGCTTACTACAAAGCCAAGCTAAAGAGGATGGGTGAGGACCTACCACCATCCTCCTCCagtggggaggaagaggaaaaaacatcCAATCTGATGGAATGa
- the LOC137609619 gene encoding uncharacterized protein isoform X2 — translation MPGKCKFQDAWLSKAIYKDWLVKDVHDIHFARCRACCKSIKLQTMGEAALTSHSGGAGHKAAVRKLLEGNLMLLNSTEPMNGSVNQTQDSKKEEVPSCLQREVLDRIQGSDWSDLHHSPTTNSSSHNAELQDVTYPAAFFTAPGASRLNSQHLHPLGADTEEACHRLALHDSIDLSRMEHQQRTEALEQQMKILEWENRMKVLAWEQELVKERRRAIRQKEKAFRMKKAYYKAKLKRMGEDLPPSSSSGEEEEKTSNLME, via the exons ATGCCTGGAAAATGTAAATTCCAGGATGCGTGGCTCTCCAAAGCAATTTACAAGGACTGGCTGGTGAAGGATGTCCATGACATTCACTTTGCCCGATGCAGGGCTTGTTGCAAATCAATTAAACTTCAGACTATGGGCGAGGCTGCACTCACCAGCCACTCAGGAGGCGCTGGCCACAAAGCAGCTGTCCGCAAGCTACTGGAAG GTAACTTGATGCTGTTGAATTCCACTGAACCGATGAATGGCAGCGTGAATCAG ACACAGGACAGTAAGAAGGAAGAGGTGCCCTCCTGCCTCCAGCGAGAAGTTCTGGATAGAATACAAGGCAGTGACTGGTCAGATCTGCACCACAGCCCCACCACAAACTCCAGCTCCCACAATGCAGAGCTCCAGGATGTGACATATCCTGCTGCCTTCTTCACGGCACCAG GTGCCTCCAGGTTAAACAGCCAGCATCTCCACCCATTGGGTGCTGACACAGAGGAAGCCTGTCACCGCTTGGCTCTGCACGACTCCATCGACCTGTCGAGGATGGAGCACCAGCAGAGGACGGAGGCTCTggagcagcagatgaagatCCTGGAGTGGGAGAACAGGATGAAGGTGCTGGCGTGGGAGCAGGAGCTGGTGAAGGAGCGGAGGAGAGCGATCCGCCAGAAGGAGAAGGCCTTCAGGATGAAGAAGGCTTACTACAAAGCCAAGCTAAAGAGGATGGGTGAGGACCTACCACCATCCTCCTCCagtggggaggaagaggaaaaaacatcCAATCTGATGGAATGa